Proteins from a genomic interval of Maylandia zebra isolate NMK-2024a linkage group LG15, Mzebra_GT3a, whole genome shotgun sequence:
- the slc5a5 gene encoding sodium/iodide cotransporter isoform X3, with protein sequence MEGQSASEPSGPGFVLADYAVFAAMLLVSVAIGLFQALKKRPREATADDFFTGGRSLPAIPVGLSLCASFMSAVQVLGVPSEGFRYGFKFLYMCLGQSINSLLTAYLFLPVFFRLGITSTNQYLRMRFGRGMQLLGSIQFLVATLLYTGIVIYAPALILNQATGLNIWASLFSTGLICTLYTTLGGIKAVIWTDVFQIIVMLLGFVAIYIHGTVLVGGPAQVLRIANNGSRINFNDFSFDPRHRYTFWSLSVGGALVWLSMYGVNQAQVQRYISCRSERAAQWALFVNQVGLCLIVSSAATCGIVMFAFYNTCDPLKSGRISKPDLLMPYFVLDIFQNYPGFPGLFLACAYSGTLSTASTSINAMAAVTIEDILHPYLLHMTQKKLMLVSRGLLNWGVLQGSFTVMGVVSGPLLGVFILGIFFPAANRLGAFTGILAGFLVSMWLAVGSTLYPPSEETMGVLPSLAGSCESINTTQSSIAIEDQHSVSTRLHPNNQGGLLNFYSMSYLYFGAMATSSVVLVGVIVSYATGPTKRENIKEGLLWWDLKKKKVEGSPKNREGDKVSEELQCVSLMTMNKQDAGEGEGDQRDSRK encoded by the exons ATGGAAGGCCAGTCTGCTAGTGAGCCATCCGGACCAGGTTTTGTTTTGGCTGACTATGCAGTCTTTGCTGCCATGTTATTGGTTTCTGTGGCGATAGGACTTTTCCAGGCCCTGAAGAAAAGGCCAAGAGAAGCAACTGCTGACGACTTCTTCACTGGGGGCCGGAGCTTGCCAGCGATTCCTGTTGGCTTGTCTCTCTGTGCCAGCTTCATGTCAGCAGTCCAGGTTCTGGGTGTTCCTTCTGAAGGTTTTCGCTATGGCTTCAAATTCCTCTACATGTGCCTCGGACAAAGCATCAACTCCTTGCTGACAGCTTACCTGTTCCTGCCGGTTTTCTTTCGACTGGGCATCACCAGCACCAATCAG TATCTGAGGATGAGATTTGGCAGAGGGATGCAGCTGCTGGGGAGCATTCAGTTTCTCGTTGCCACG CTGCTTTACACAGGGATTGTCATCTACGCGCCAGCTTTAATTCTGAATCAAG CTACTGGACTCAACATATGGGCATCCCTATTTTCTACTGGGCTCATCTGCACCTTGTACACCACACTG GGTGGAATAAAAGCTGTGATCTGGACTGATGTATTCcagatcattgtcatgttgttgGGCTTTGTGGCCATTTACATCCATGGCACAGTCCTGGTTGGTGGTCCGGCACAAGTACTGAGGATTGCAAACAATGGATCACGCATTAATTTTAATga TTTTAGCTTTGACCCACGGCATCGCTACACATTCTGGAGCCTCTCTGTTGGGGGTGCATTGGTTTGGCTGTCCATGTACGGAGTGAACCAAGCACAAGTCCAGCGATACATCTCCTGTCGATCAGAGAGAGCGGCCCAGTG GGCACTGTTTGTGAACCAAGTGGGTCTGTGCCTCATTGTGAGCAGTGCAGCAACCTGTGGCATCGTCATGTTTGCTTTTTACAACACGTGTGATCCACTGAAGTCTGGGAGGATTTCTAAACCTGACCtg CTTATGCCGTACTTTGTGCTGGACATATTCCAAAATTACCCGGGCTTCCCAGGTCTTTTCCTCGCCTGTGCATACAGCGGGACTTTGAG TACGGCTTCCACAAGCATCAATGCCATGGCTGCGGTGACGATTGAGGATATCCTGCACCCCTATCTGCTTCACATGACACAGAAGAAACTGATGCTGGTTTCCAGAGGACTGT TGAACTGGGGAGTTCTTCAG GGATCATTTACTGTCATGGGTGTGGTCAGCGGCCCATTACTTGGAGTGTTTATTTTGGGAATATTTTTCCCAGCAGCAAACAGACTG GGGGCATTCACGGGGATATTAGCTGGCTTCCTTGTCTCTATGTGGCTAGCTGTAGGTTCAACTCTGTATCCACCCAGTGAGGAGACCATGGGTGTCCTGCCCAGCTTAGCAGGTTCCTGTGAATCCATAAACACCACCCAGAGTAGCATAGCTATCGAAGACCAGCACTCTGTCTCCACCCGGCTTCACCCCAATAACCAGGG GGGCCTGTTAAACTTCTACTCCATGTCCTACCTCTACTTCGGTGCCATGGCAACTAGTTCAGTTGTACTTGTCGGTGTAATTGTGAGCTACGCAACAG GCCCAACAAAGAGGGAGAACATTAAAGAAGGTTTGTTATGGTGGgacctgaaaaagaagaaagtggAGGGTTCCCCTAAAAACAGA gagggagacaaagtgtcagaagaactacagtgtgtgtctttgatGACAATGAACAAGCAGGATGCAGGGGAAGGGGAAGGAGACCAAAgagacagcagaaaataa
- the slc5a5 gene encoding sodium/iodide cotransporter isoform X2: protein MEGQSASEPSGPGFVLADYAVFAAMLLVSVAIGLFQALKKRPREATADDFFTGGRSLPAIPVGLSLCASFMSAVQVLGVPSEGFRYGFKFLYMCLGQSINSLLTAYLFLPVFFRLGITSTNQYLRMRFGRGMQLLGSIQFLVATLLYTGIVIYAPALILNQATGLNIWASLFSTGLICTLYTTLGGIKAVIWTDVFQIIVMLLGFVAIYIHGTVLVGGPAQVLRIANNGSRINFNDFSFDPRHRYTFWSLSVGGALVWLSMYGVNQAQVQRYISCRSERAAQWALFVNQVGLCLIVSSAATCGIVMFAFYNTCDPLKSGRISKPDLLMPYFVLDIFQNYPGFPGLFLACAYSGTLSTASTSINAMAAVTIEDILHPYLLHMTQKKLMLVSRGLCRLTIPLTAGSFTVMGVVSGPLLGVFILGIFFPAANRLGAFTGILAGFLVSMWLAVGSTLYPPSEETMGVLPSLAGSCESINTTQSSIAIEDQHSVSTRLHPNNQGGLLNFYSMSYLYFGAMATSSVVLVGVIVSYATGPTKRENIKEGLLWWDLKKKKVEGSPKNREGDKVSEELQCVSLMTMNKQDAGEGEGDQRDSRK from the exons ATGGAAGGCCAGTCTGCTAGTGAGCCATCCGGACCAGGTTTTGTTTTGGCTGACTATGCAGTCTTTGCTGCCATGTTATTGGTTTCTGTGGCGATAGGACTTTTCCAGGCCCTGAAGAAAAGGCCAAGAGAAGCAACTGCTGACGACTTCTTCACTGGGGGCCGGAGCTTGCCAGCGATTCCTGTTGGCTTGTCTCTCTGTGCCAGCTTCATGTCAGCAGTCCAGGTTCTGGGTGTTCCTTCTGAAGGTTTTCGCTATGGCTTCAAATTCCTCTACATGTGCCTCGGACAAAGCATCAACTCCTTGCTGACAGCTTACCTGTTCCTGCCGGTTTTCTTTCGACTGGGCATCACCAGCACCAATCAG TATCTGAGGATGAGATTTGGCAGAGGGATGCAGCTGCTGGGGAGCATTCAGTTTCTCGTTGCCACG CTGCTTTACACAGGGATTGTCATCTACGCGCCAGCTTTAATTCTGAATCAAG CTACTGGACTCAACATATGGGCATCCCTATTTTCTACTGGGCTCATCTGCACCTTGTACACCACACTG GGTGGAATAAAAGCTGTGATCTGGACTGATGTATTCcagatcattgtcatgttgttgGGCTTTGTGGCCATTTACATCCATGGCACAGTCCTGGTTGGTGGTCCGGCACAAGTACTGAGGATTGCAAACAATGGATCACGCATTAATTTTAATga TTTTAGCTTTGACCCACGGCATCGCTACACATTCTGGAGCCTCTCTGTTGGGGGTGCATTGGTTTGGCTGTCCATGTACGGAGTGAACCAAGCACAAGTCCAGCGATACATCTCCTGTCGATCAGAGAGAGCGGCCCAGTG GGCACTGTTTGTGAACCAAGTGGGTCTGTGCCTCATTGTGAGCAGTGCAGCAACCTGTGGCATCGTCATGTTTGCTTTTTACAACACGTGTGATCCACTGAAGTCTGGGAGGATTTCTAAACCTGACCtg CTTATGCCGTACTTTGTGCTGGACATATTCCAAAATTACCCGGGCTTCCCAGGTCTTTTCCTCGCCTGTGCATACAGCGGGACTTTGAG TACGGCTTCCACAAGCATCAATGCCATGGCTGCGGTGACGATTGAGGATATCCTGCACCCCTATCTGCTTCACATGACACAGAAGAAACTGATGCTGGTTTCCAGAGGACTGTGTAGGCTGACTATACCACTTACTGCT GGATCATTTACTGTCATGGGTGTGGTCAGCGGCCCATTACTTGGAGTGTTTATTTTGGGAATATTTTTCCCAGCAGCAAACAGACTG GGGGCATTCACGGGGATATTAGCTGGCTTCCTTGTCTCTATGTGGCTAGCTGTAGGTTCAACTCTGTATCCACCCAGTGAGGAGACCATGGGTGTCCTGCCCAGCTTAGCAGGTTCCTGTGAATCCATAAACACCACCCAGAGTAGCATAGCTATCGAAGACCAGCACTCTGTCTCCACCCGGCTTCACCCCAATAACCAGGG GGGCCTGTTAAACTTCTACTCCATGTCCTACCTCTACTTCGGTGCCATGGCAACTAGTTCAGTTGTACTTGTCGGTGTAATTGTGAGCTACGCAACAG GCCCAACAAAGAGGGAGAACATTAAAGAAGGTTTGTTATGGTGGgacctgaaaaagaagaaagtggAGGGTTCCCCTAAAAACAGA gagggagacaaagtgtcagaagaactacagtgtgtgtctttgatGACAATGAACAAGCAGGATGCAGGGGAAGGGGAAGGAGACCAAAgagacagcagaaaataa
- the slc5a5 gene encoding sodium/iodide cotransporter isoform X1 translates to MEGQSASEPSGPGFVLADYAVFAAMLLVSVAIGLFQALKKRPREATADDFFTGGRSLPAIPVGLSLCASFMSAVQVLGVPSEGFRYGFKFLYMCLGQSINSLLTAYLFLPVFFRLGITSTNQYLRMRFGRGMQLLGSIQFLVATLLYTGIVIYAPALILNQATGLNIWASLFSTGLICTLYTTLGGIKAVIWTDVFQIIVMLLGFVAIYIHGTVLVGGPAQVLRIANNGSRINFNDFSFDPRHRYTFWSLSVGGALVWLSMYGVNQAQVQRYISCRSERAAQWALFVNQVGLCLIVSSAATCGIVMFAFYNTCDPLKSGRISKPDLLMPYFVLDIFQNYPGFPGLFLACAYSGTLSTASTSINAMAAVTIEDILHPYLLHMTQKKLMLVSRGLSLLYGGGCILVAALSSLVNWGVLQGSFTVMGVVSGPLLGVFILGIFFPAANRLGAFTGILAGFLVSMWLAVGSTLYPPSEETMGVLPSLAGSCESINTTQSSIAIEDQHSVSTRLHPNNQGGLLNFYSMSYLYFGAMATSSVVLVGVIVSYATGPTKRENIKEGLLWWDLKKKKVEGSPKNREGDKVSEELQCVSLMTMNKQDAGEGEGDQRDSRK, encoded by the exons ATGGAAGGCCAGTCTGCTAGTGAGCCATCCGGACCAGGTTTTGTTTTGGCTGACTATGCAGTCTTTGCTGCCATGTTATTGGTTTCTGTGGCGATAGGACTTTTCCAGGCCCTGAAGAAAAGGCCAAGAGAAGCAACTGCTGACGACTTCTTCACTGGGGGCCGGAGCTTGCCAGCGATTCCTGTTGGCTTGTCTCTCTGTGCCAGCTTCATGTCAGCAGTCCAGGTTCTGGGTGTTCCTTCTGAAGGTTTTCGCTATGGCTTCAAATTCCTCTACATGTGCCTCGGACAAAGCATCAACTCCTTGCTGACAGCTTACCTGTTCCTGCCGGTTTTCTTTCGACTGGGCATCACCAGCACCAATCAG TATCTGAGGATGAGATTTGGCAGAGGGATGCAGCTGCTGGGGAGCATTCAGTTTCTCGTTGCCACG CTGCTTTACACAGGGATTGTCATCTACGCGCCAGCTTTAATTCTGAATCAAG CTACTGGACTCAACATATGGGCATCCCTATTTTCTACTGGGCTCATCTGCACCTTGTACACCACACTG GGTGGAATAAAAGCTGTGATCTGGACTGATGTATTCcagatcattgtcatgttgttgGGCTTTGTGGCCATTTACATCCATGGCACAGTCCTGGTTGGTGGTCCGGCACAAGTACTGAGGATTGCAAACAATGGATCACGCATTAATTTTAATga TTTTAGCTTTGACCCACGGCATCGCTACACATTCTGGAGCCTCTCTGTTGGGGGTGCATTGGTTTGGCTGTCCATGTACGGAGTGAACCAAGCACAAGTCCAGCGATACATCTCCTGTCGATCAGAGAGAGCGGCCCAGTG GGCACTGTTTGTGAACCAAGTGGGTCTGTGCCTCATTGTGAGCAGTGCAGCAACCTGTGGCATCGTCATGTTTGCTTTTTACAACACGTGTGATCCACTGAAGTCTGGGAGGATTTCTAAACCTGACCtg CTTATGCCGTACTTTGTGCTGGACATATTCCAAAATTACCCGGGCTTCCCAGGTCTTTTCCTCGCCTGTGCATACAGCGGGACTTTGAG TACGGCTTCCACAAGCATCAATGCCATGGCTGCGGTGACGATTGAGGATATCCTGCACCCCTATCTGCTTCACATGACACAGAAGAAACTGATGCTGGTTTCCAGAGGACTGT CACTCCTGTATGGTGGTGGTTGTATCTTGGTGGCTGCACTCTCCTCCCTAGTGAACTGGGGAGTTCTTCAG GGATCATTTACTGTCATGGGTGTGGTCAGCGGCCCATTACTTGGAGTGTTTATTTTGGGAATATTTTTCCCAGCAGCAAACAGACTG GGGGCATTCACGGGGATATTAGCTGGCTTCCTTGTCTCTATGTGGCTAGCTGTAGGTTCAACTCTGTATCCACCCAGTGAGGAGACCATGGGTGTCCTGCCCAGCTTAGCAGGTTCCTGTGAATCCATAAACACCACCCAGAGTAGCATAGCTATCGAAGACCAGCACTCTGTCTCCACCCGGCTTCACCCCAATAACCAGGG GGGCCTGTTAAACTTCTACTCCATGTCCTACCTCTACTTCGGTGCCATGGCAACTAGTTCAGTTGTACTTGTCGGTGTAATTGTGAGCTACGCAACAG GCCCAACAAAGAGGGAGAACATTAAAGAAGGTTTGTTATGGTGGgacctgaaaaagaagaaagtggAGGGTTCCCCTAAAAACAGA gagggagacaaagtgtcagaagaactacagtgtgtgtctttgatGACAATGAACAAGCAGGATGCAGGGGAAGGGGAAGGAGACCAAAgagacagcagaaaataa